A window of candidate division WOR-3 bacterium genomic DNA:
TGGAGTCCATTCTTGCTATTTGCTATATATATCAAAGTGTCTACGAGGTAGATATCCGAAACCCATACTTCTGTGTCATAGTATCCTACTACAGTCTCGGAACCAGGGGTAGAAATATCGACGACTACCAGAGAGTGTCCAGCTGGGGTATATGCATAGTTGCCACTTATTATAGCATGTTCTGCTATGCCAAAGAGTGCTCTTCCTTTCATATACATATTCAAACTATCAGCTCTAGTCAAACTCGTTTTCTCCTCCTTCATTGCCTGACCTACTATAGGGAAACTAATCGTTTGAGTATCAGTTAATTCACCAGCGCCATATTCGCACTCGCCGCGTTGCATTTTACTATTCTTGTATTGACTGACATGACATGGAATGTCCCACATCTGGGTTGCCGAAAAGCTATGCGCAACCAAGAGAGTCGTCAGAATCACAAAACCTCGCACCATTATGTTGCCACTTTTCATTTAAACCTCCTTTCAAATTTTTGCCGGGTTAGAATATTTAATCCTATCCCAAGATTTAATCCACAAAATTATAATCATAAATATGTATTTTTTATAGCCATTTCCTGCTTCAAACGCTTGAATTTTAAAGACTTTAAAGCGTTATATTTCCTCCTTGACAAAATTGCAAATTTTTTATATAATTTTCCCGCAACCTTATTATGAGAAACAATTATGAAATTATTAGACTCAAGGCAGTAAAATGCTATCTCGGTTCGGGTTTATTGAATAAATGTGCCAATTTATATAAGGTCCATCCACTCACTCTGAAACGCTGGGTTCAATGGTATAAAGAAGGTGGTGAAGAAAGTCTCAATAGGAAAAAAGCCTATTACCGAGCTTGGAATAGAATTTCTCCTTCAGTTGAACATCAGATTGTATTATTGAAAGAGAATTACCCCTCGCTTACACTTTCTGAGGCAAAAAGACTTCTCAAAAAAAGGGGGATTAGAATTTCTGTTCATGGAATCTGGGGTGTTTGGGAAAGGTATGATTTGGTGGGTTCTTATAGAACAAATGCTCGACAAACCGAGAAAATTGAGACAGCCCCAGAACTTAATGATGGGTTAAAAAAAGCTGAGCAGGTATTGAATAAAGGAGACCCAAAAAAAGCGGCACGAATATTGAATGCTTTACCTTCCTGCACTAATAAGGATATTCTGAAGAGAATTCCAGACAGACTTCTCTCGCTTCCAAGGAAAGTTGAGAAACTTGAGATGACATTTGGCGATAGCCCTTTTATGGAACGGTTACGGAAAGCAAAGATTCTCCGTAAAAAAGCTGAAAAAGAAGGTTTTCTTAACTTATCCATACGTGCAGGATGTATTGAACTTAACGCACTGGAATGGATAGGAAACCCCAAAGAACAGATCAAGCTTGTAAATTCACTTCTGATGAAGATGAGGCGCAAACAAGGAAAGCGTGATAACAGTAATGCTGTTCTACGTTTCAAACTTCTTGTTTCAAAAGGAATGGCACTTGGGACTCTTGCAAAAATCAAGGCAGCTCTTTGCTGCATCAGGAAATGTAAAACTATCTGCCGATGTTTATTAACTTCTTCTAGCTACAGGGACATCGCTACGCTCTATGCCAGAATCGGCTCATTCAGGAAATCTAATCAATGGTTATTAAAGAGCTTTAAATACGCCAAAGCAGAAGATAAGGTAATTCTGAATCTACTTCTCGCTAGTACACTTGCCAAAGCAGGAAAGTATCGCGATGCAAGAAGGAAGTTAAAAAAAGTTCATATAGAAAAAAGAGGCATTGAAACTCTTTTTTTAATCATTGAAGCGCAGTGTCTTATTGGAGAAGGAAAGATTCAGGAAGCAATGAAATCCGCCAATGAAGCCCTTCAACAATCAAAAGAGGAGATAATCCGCAACTATTTTGCTACCTCCTCCATGGTCATTAGTTGCTGCTTATGTGCCCTTGGTGATGAAAAAAAGGGGAAGAAACTCCTGAGAAAGATATTACCTGTTCTGAAGAAGTACGGCATGGAATATGATCTTCTTCTACCTCGCATTCTCCTTGGTCAAGATATCCCTCCTAAAGATACAAAGTTAAGTCCTTCTTTGAAACTCGCTTTACAATTGAAAAAGGCCTCACATTCTTTGAAGATAAGAGATTACAGAAAGGCCTTTAACTATGCTACTGCTCAGCAACTTATGGGACTTTTTCATCGGTTACTTCTCTTCTTCCCAGAGCCGGTGAACAATCTTATTGCCAAAGGAAAATCCACCGGATTGCCCAAGGCATTATTAAAACTCCCTGTGTTTCAAAAAAATATTCCAGTTTATCATTTAAAATTCTTAGGCCCGGTGCGTATTTATCGAAATCGTATAAAACTGCGAAATGACCCAACGCCAATATCTGCAAGTCTTATTATTCACCTTGGTCTCAAAAAAAAGATAGAATTGGAATCAATATATAGAAATTTCTGGTCCACTGCAAAAGACCCAAAGGGTTCACTTTCTCAGCTTTTGTATAACCTTCGAAGATATCTCAAACTACCTCCTGATACACTTTCAATAAGACAAGGATTTCTTCATTTCAAGGGATATATTACGACCGATTATCAGGAATTTGAACAGATTCTAACGCGGGCAAAGGCACTTGAGCGTGCGGGCGAATGGGGTTTTGCAAAAAAAGAATATTTAAGGGCTTTTAGAGTATTTCGGGGTGAGCCGTTTAAGAAGATGTACGACCCGTGGTCAGAAAACATGCGGCGGGTGATATTGAATAACTTAGAGACTGAGACGATTCATTTTGCCAAGTCATGCCTGGAGCATCGCAATAAAAACGATGCGAAAAAAGTGCTCGAGAAAGTTTTGAAGATAATACCCGACTCAGAAGAAATAAGAAAGATGGTAAGTGAGTGTGGGAAGTGACCGAGCTTCGGAGAAATGGAGACATTAATACTCCACACGATTAGTAACTACTTCAAGTTAGTACGACATTCATCGTTTTCCCTTATCTCTCCGTTCCTTTGTCTCTACCGCAGTAATATTACCTTTTTGGTAAAACTCTCATCGGATGCCGTCAAACGCACAAAGTAAACACCAGTAGGAAGTTTTTTACCGAAATCATCAGTGCCCTCCCAGTTGGCTTTATAGAAACCTCTCTCTTTCCTTCCTTTGACAAGCGTTTTCACTTTTCTACCCGTTATATCGTATATTGAAATATTTATCGTTTGAGAACTTGAAACTGAATAGGATATCACAGCACTCCTCTTGAAAGGATTTGGTGTAATATTGCTAACAAAACTCATTATAGGTTTTCTTTCATTTTCTGTCACACCTTGAGAGGGGAATCTATACCTGTATACTCCACCTCTTGTGGTAACATAGATGGTGCTATCGTCGGGCATCACAAGCCTATTAAGATGATGATTGGGAAGACTGTCAAGCTCTGTCCAGGAGACGCCACCATTATCAGTGTAGTAAATCTTTCCGCTATCATAAGGTGCAATTTCATAGTATACATAATATGCGTGACTGGGGTTTCCTACTCCCACTACAACTCGATTTGAGATATTTGGTGCAAAGCAAACATTGAATACTGGTTTGACAAAATTGCCTAGAAGATACCAGAAATTACCCCCATTGTCTGTTTTGTAAACATTACCACCTAAATCCCCATAAATGGCAAAATTAGTGTCAGACTCGTATACGTCAACTGCTGAACCTGTATAGGGTCCAAGAGGGGCAAAGGTTGTATACGAATAGCCACCATCGCAGCTTTTACCAACAGCACCAAAATGGCTTGTTGAATAAGAACCGGACATACAGAGATAGACGTTCTCGCTATCATCCATTGTGATTCCAGAATTCCAACCCACAATTGAATCCATTGGTTCAGAAAAGTTAGTGCCGAAGTCAGTACTCCGAAAAAGTTGAGCATCCCTATCGCCAAAATTACTCGTAGACTGTGAAAGAAAATAGATAGCAGAGGTTGAACCTACAAGGATTTTAGCACATCCTGTGCTACCGTAAACATGCCATACATTGGTTGTATATTCCCAGGTTAAACCCCCATCTGTGCTTCTGAAAAACTTCGGTGTTGGCGCCCAGTATTCATGACCGGGAGAATGTGCAGTGTAAACTCTCTGTGGATTATTCGGGTCAACTGCTACATCGCTTAAACGTAAATCAGTTATCCCCTGGTGACCAAGTGTCCAGGTATCACCACCATCTGTTGTCTTGAAAACACCATTTGCCATTGAAGCAATATAGATGGTATTTTCGTCATTTGGGTCAAATGCAATACCGTCTGCGTAAACTGCCCTGAGCCCACTCTGGAATTGACTCCAGTAAAGCCCTGCATTTGTTGTTTTATAAAACCCCTGAACATTAGGTATATAATATGTGAAAGATGAATCAGGGTCCTGCACAATCTCGCAGGCATAGGGAACCTGAATACCAGAATTAGACGGATACCAGTTCAGTCCTCCATCAGTGCTTTTATAAACACCACCCCCCACACAGGCAGCAAGCATTAAATTAGCATCATTTTTGTCTATCGACAATTCTCTTACCCAACCTGCAACACTATCGCCAATAGCCCAACTCTCCCCTCTGTCCGTACTCTTTAACAAGTAAGAGCCATAGCCATACATATTGTAGGTGGAATAGACAATATTTGTATCTACCGGGTCAAATGCAAATGCATGGCATATACCACCGTAAGTGGGTTGAAAAACAAGTGTCCAGGTTGCACCGTAATCAGTGCTTTTGTATATCTGTGCAGCACCACCATATCCACCACATCCTGCAAAAACGATATTGGGTGATAGTGGATGAACACCAAAGGACTGTGCATATTCACTAAAAGGTAATTGTGTCCAGGTCCCACCACCATCCGTGCTTTTATATCCAGCACCTCCCTGTGCATCACAGGCTAAGATAAGTCTATCATTTTCCGGATGCACAAGGATAGGCCAGGTGAGAACATCAGGGTTAGAACAGGGATTCCAGGTTACACCACCATCTGTGCTCTTGTAGAGATTGGTTTCCCCATAACCCCATCCAGATAATTCAGCAGTAAGAACAAATATAAGATTGGGGTCTTGATGACTTGCACATATATCCCAGATGGGTGTCTCGTAAACAAAGGATGCTAAAGACCAACTGTTACCGTTATCTGTGCTTTTCCATAATCCTGTGCCATAACCACCGGCA
This region includes:
- a CDS encoding T9SS type A sorting domain-containing protein encodes the protein MKRLIFVILFFLPVMLSAQWENVGPEGAILYSLDSPQPGIFYAGGYGTGLWKSTDNGNSWSLASFVYETPIWDICASHQDPNLIFVLTAELSGWGYGETNLYKSTDGGVTWNPCSNPDVLTWPILVHPENDRLILACDAQGGAGYKSTDGGGTWTQLPFSEYAQSFGVHPLSPNIVFAGCGGYGGAAQIYKSTDYGATWTLVFQPTYGGICHAFAFDPVDTNIVYSTYNMYGYGSYLLKSTDRGESWAIGDSVAGWVRELSIDKNDANLMLAACVGGGVYKSTDGGLNWYPSNSGIQVPYACEIVQDPDSSFTYYIPNVQGFYKTTNAGLYWSQFQSGLRAVYADGIAFDPNDENTIYIASMANGVFKTTDGGDTWTLGHQGITDLRLSDVAVDPNNPQRVYTAHSPGHEYWAPTPKFFRSTDGGLTWEYTTNVWHVYGSTGCAKILVGSTSAIYFLSQSTSNFGDRDAQLFRSTDFGTNFSEPMDSIVGWNSGITMDDSENVYLCMSGSYSTSHFGAVGKSCDGGYSYTTFAPLGPYTGSAVDVYESDTNFAIYGDLGGNVYKTDNGGNFWYLLGNFVKPVFNVCFAPNISNRVVVGVGNPSHAYYVYYEIAPYDSGKIYYTDNGGVSWTELDSLPNHHLNRLVMPDDSTIYVTTRGGVYRYRFPSQGVTENERKPIMSFVSNITPNPFKRSAVISYSVSSSQTINISIYDITGRKVKTLVKGRKERGFYKANWEGTDDFGKKLPTGVYFVRLTASDESFTKKVILLR